The following proteins come from a genomic window of Acinetobacter baumannii:
- a CDS encoding DUF6776 family protein, whose amino-acid sequence MTMQNSEQTTSVESSLQKKKFLNTNKPLFIGAAILMSGCFALGYTIGHRQGLTVVGYDADAEQLVEVVQKQKTALDAVNKSLNAAVQERDVAVTNANDLFEALNQANADKTQQEGMSNIYREILRQRGGLSLTIQNLAIKPLPENAYEYQLDLVQVSPSKRRAAGSVEIRLIKDTEVLVVPLEDKNFNFTDFERLTGRWTMPKGFTPQFIEVRLTGGSDTPVIKRFSWQRGKPVETPSAFVAEIPQAEANSQ is encoded by the coding sequence ATGACGATGCAAAACTCGGAACAGACGACTTCTGTAGAAAGTTCGTTGCAAAAGAAAAAATTTTTAAACACCAATAAACCATTATTTATTGGTGCCGCTATTTTAATGAGTGGTTGTTTTGCGCTCGGCTATACAATTGGGCACCGTCAAGGTTTAACTGTTGTTGGTTACGATGCAGATGCAGAGCAATTGGTTGAGGTAGTGCAAAAACAAAAAACAGCATTAGATGCAGTTAACAAAAGTTTGAATGCGGCTGTACAAGAGCGTGATGTTGCTGTTACAAATGCCAATGATTTGTTTGAAGCACTTAATCAAGCCAATGCTGATAAAACGCAGCAAGAAGGTATGAGTAACATCTACCGTGAAATTTTAAGACAACGTGGTGGTTTAAGCTTAACAATTCAGAATTTGGCGATAAAACCGTTACCGGAAAATGCTTATGAATATCAGCTTGATCTGGTACAAGTTAGCCCGAGTAAACGCCGTGCTGCAGGTTCAGTTGAAATAAGACTGATTAAAGATACAGAAGTTTTAGTGGTACCACTTGAAGATAAGAACTTTAACTTCACTGATTTTGAGCGTTTGACTGGCCGATGGACGATGCCTAAGGGGTTCACACCTCAATTTATTGAAGTGCGTCTAACAGGCGGTTCTGATACACCGGTTATTAAGCGTTTTAGTTGGCAGCGTGGTAAACCTGTCGAAACACCTTCTGCTTTTGTTGCAGAAATTCCTCAAGCTGAAGCAAATTCACAATAG
- the clpS gene encoding ATP-dependent Clp protease adapter ClpS, whose translation MRTNKRQTNLKDIKASFQQSGYVDWHFNPRLSDSQNEDHDGEVVVQTAPPELKRPPLYAVVLLNDDYTPMDFVIEILQQYFAMNLDQATQVMLTVHYEGKGTAGVYPRDIAETKANLVNNYARSQGHPLLCQIEPKA comes from the coding sequence ATGCGAACAAATAAGCGTCAAACAAATTTAAAAGATATTAAGGCTTCTTTTCAGCAGTCTGGCTATGTCGATTGGCACTTCAATCCACGCTTAAGTGATTCGCAAAACGAAGATCATGACGGAGAGGTTGTTGTGCAAACAGCACCTCCCGAACTCAAGCGTCCTCCCTTGTATGCAGTGGTATTATTGAATGACGATTACACGCCAATGGACTTTGTAATTGAAATTTTACAACAATACTTTGCAATGAATCTTGACCAAGCAACTCAAGTAATGCTAACAGTACACTATGAAGGTAAAGGTACTGCCGGGGTATATCCAAGAGACATCGCGGAAACCAAGGCAAACCTTGTTAATAATTACGCTCGATCGCAAGGTCATCCATTACTTTGCCAGATTGAGCCTAAAGCATAA
- the argC gene encoding N-acetyl-gamma-glutamyl-phosphate reductase has protein sequence MHVISVGIVGGTGYTGVELLRILLRHPKAQVRVLTSRTEAGKPVADMFPNLRGHTDLQFSDLNIDALKECDVVFFATPHGVAMQHAKDLIAAGTKVIDLAADFRLQNLEQFEKWYGMEHACPDVLKDSVYGLTELNREKIKQAQVIGNPGCYPTTVQLGLAPLLKSAQALIETKNIIIDAKSGVSGAGRKASLGMIYSENADNFKAYGVAGHRHHPEIVEALENIAGKKDVFEGLLFVPHLVPMIRGMLSTIYVDLTEAGKQTDLQALYENFYANEKFVDVMPANSSPETRSVRGANELRIALYKPQPNKLIILAAQDNLVKGASGQAVQNMNLMFGFSEDEGLQGIGLLP, from the coding sequence ATGCACGTGATTTCTGTCGGAATTGTTGGTGGAACTGGTTATACAGGCGTTGAACTATTACGTATTTTATTACGACATCCAAAAGCGCAGGTTCGAGTTCTGACTTCACGTACAGAAGCGGGCAAACCAGTTGCTGATATGTTCCCAAACTTACGTGGGCATACAGATCTTCAATTTTCAGATTTAAACATTGATGCATTAAAAGAGTGTGACGTCGTATTTTTTGCAACTCCTCATGGTGTTGCGATGCAACATGCGAAAGATTTGATTGCAGCAGGCACCAAAGTTATTGATTTAGCTGCTGACTTTCGTTTACAGAATCTTGAGCAATTTGAAAAGTGGTATGGTATGGAGCATGCTTGCCCAGATGTACTAAAAGATTCTGTTTATGGTTTAACCGAGTTAAATCGTGAAAAAATTAAGCAAGCTCAAGTCATTGGTAATCCGGGTTGTTACCCAACGACTGTTCAACTGGGCTTGGCTCCACTTTTAAAATCGGCACAAGCATTGATTGAAACAAAGAATATTATTATTGATGCAAAATCCGGTGTTTCTGGTGCTGGTCGTAAAGCAAGTTTGGGCATGATTTACAGTGAAAATGCGGATAACTTTAAAGCTTATGGTGTTGCAGGCCATCGCCACCATCCAGAGATTGTAGAGGCTTTGGAAAATATTGCAGGTAAGAAAGATGTTTTTGAAGGTCTTTTATTTGTTCCGCACCTAGTACCGATGATTCGCGGTATGTTAAGTACAATTTATGTAGACTTGACAGAAGCGGGTAAACAAACAGACTTACAAGCTTTGTATGAAAACTTCTATGCAAATGAAAAATTTGTAGATGTCATGCCTGCAAATAGTTCACCTGAAACTCGCAGCGTGCGTGGAGCAAATGAATTACGTATTGCTTTGTATAAACCACAACCAAATAAACTCATTATTTTGGCGGCTCAAGATAACCTTGTAAAAGGTGCATCTGGTCAGGCTGTACAAAATATGAACCTTATGTTTGGCTTTAGTGAAGATGAAGGCTTACAAGGGATTGGTTTATTACCATAA